A genomic window from Streptomyces sp. NBC_00234 includes:
- a CDS encoding YidH family protein: MNDFVQGLRLWFAPQRIREEGDTPDYRFSLANERTFLAWLRTALALIGGGFAVDQFLPDLVRAVRTGFSLALLAAGVLCALRAVNHWVRCERAMRRGEDLPVSRFPTLLSLAVAAVALAMVVVVLFGWES; this comes from the coding sequence GTGAACGACTTTGTGCAGGGTCTCCGGCTGTGGTTCGCGCCGCAGCGGATCCGCGAAGAGGGCGACACCCCCGACTACCGCTTCTCCCTCGCCAATGAGCGCACCTTCCTCGCCTGGCTCCGCACGGCTCTCGCGCTGATCGGCGGCGGTTTCGCCGTCGACCAATTCCTCCCGGATCTGGTCCGGGCCGTGCGGACCGGTTTCTCGCTCGCCCTGCTCGCCGCCGGTGTGCTCTGCGCGCTCCGTGCGGTGAACCACTGGGTCCGGTGCGAGCGGGCCATGCGCCGCGGCGAGGACCTGCCGGTCTCCCGCTTCCCGACCCTGCTGAGTCTCGCGGTCGCCGCCGTCGCCCTGGCGATGGTGGTGGTGGTCCTCTTCGGCTGGGAGTCCTGA
- a CDS encoding DUF202 domain-containing protein, with amino-acid sequence MSGPERDPGLQPERTRLAWRRTTLSSTVVAVLAGRQALHGGATPAAVIAVALSVLAWLGFLRVAHLRVMAMGAARPEMMSPRSALMSAACTVALAVFAAAMLF; translated from the coding sequence ATGTCCGGCCCCGAGCGGGATCCCGGCCTCCAGCCGGAACGGACCAGGCTGGCCTGGCGCCGCACCACCTTGTCCTCCACGGTGGTGGCCGTCCTGGCCGGCCGGCAGGCGCTGCACGGCGGGGCGACTCCGGCGGCGGTGATCGCCGTGGCGCTGAGCGTGCTGGCCTGGCTCGGCTTCCTGCGGGTGGCGCATCTGCGGGTGATGGCCATGGGGGCGGCCCGACCGGAGATGATGTCACCGCGCAGCGCGCTGATGTCGGCCGCGTGCACGGTCGCGCTGGCGGTGTTCGCCGCCGCCATGCTGTTCTGA
- a CDS encoding NADP-dependent oxidoreductase, whose translation MKAISYSRYGSADVMEYGERPDPKVGPDAVLVKVRAASVNPVDWKAREGYLQGGLEAVFPVIPGWDVSGVVVQPGVAVDEFAVGDEVIGYVREDFLSRGTFAEYVAAPVRTLARKPLSLSFEEAAGLPLTGLTAYQVLHRTLRVRAGETVLVHAAAGGVGSMAVQLARYIGCRVIGTAGPHNHDHVRQLGAEPVAYGEGLADRLRDLVPEGIDAAFDTVGGEALRASADALGPDGRLASIADAEVLSYGGKYAFVRPDATDLAQLAELAEQGIVRVHVDRVFPLELAADAYRLNEEGRTRGKIVVAVEWET comes from the coding sequence ATGAAGGCGATCAGCTACAGCAGGTACGGCTCGGCCGACGTCATGGAGTACGGCGAGCGGCCGGACCCGAAGGTCGGCCCCGACGCGGTGCTGGTGAAGGTGCGCGCGGCGTCCGTCAACCCCGTCGACTGGAAGGCCCGCGAAGGCTATCTCCAGGGCGGCCTCGAAGCCGTCTTCCCGGTGATCCCCGGCTGGGACGTCTCCGGAGTGGTCGTCCAACCCGGAGTCGCCGTCGACGAGTTCGCGGTGGGCGACGAGGTCATCGGCTACGTCCGCGAGGACTTCCTCTCCCGCGGTACGTTCGCCGAGTACGTGGCCGCACCCGTGCGCACCCTGGCCCGCAAGCCGCTGAGCCTGAGCTTCGAGGAGGCCGCCGGCCTGCCGCTGACCGGCCTCACCGCCTACCAGGTGCTGCACCGCACGCTGCGGGTCCGGGCCGGGGAGACCGTGCTCGTGCATGCGGCGGCCGGCGGCGTCGGCTCGATGGCGGTACAGCTCGCCCGGTACATCGGCTGCCGGGTCATCGGCACGGCCGGTCCGCACAACCACGACCATGTGCGGCAGCTGGGCGCGGAGCCCGTCGCGTACGGCGAGGGGCTCGCCGACCGGCTGCGGGACCTGGTGCCCGAGGGTATCGACGCGGCCTTCGACACCGTCGGCGGCGAGGCCCTGCGGGCCTCCGCCGACGCGCTCGGGCCCGACGGCCGGCTCGCCTCCATCGCGGACGCCGAGGTCCTGTCGTACGGAGGCAAGTACGCGTTCGTGCGGCCCGACGCCACGGATCTGGCGCAGCTGGCGGAGCTGGCCGAACAGGGCATCGTCCGGGTCCATGTGGACCGGGTCTTCCCGCTGGAACTGGCCGCGGACGCCTACCGGCTCAACGAGGAGGGCCGCACCCGCGGAAAGATCGTCGTCGCCGTGGAATGGGAGACCTGA
- a CDS encoding glucarate dehydratase family protein, with translation MDTALLIDEVRLTPILIADPPLLNTQGVHQPYTPRLIVEVVTRGGVTGIGETYGDGKYLELARPLAQALQGRSVTDVNGLFALADEVCGDSRSADERVDAGGLRGVQTVDKLRLSVVSGFEVACLDALGKTLGLPVHALLGGKVRDTVEYSAYLFYRWAAHPGAGERDDWGAALDPAGIVGQAQRFARDYGFSSFKLKGGVFEPDQEIAAIRALAEAFPGQPLRLDPNGAWSVETSLYVAGELKGVLEYLEDPASGTEAMAAVSAGTDVPLATNMCVTTLAELPAAFARDAVQVVLSDHHYWGGLHRTRELAAICRTFGVGLSMHSNTHLGISLAAMTQVAATVPNLDYACDSHYPWQTEDVVTTRHVFEGGRLTVSDAPGLGVELDRERLAVLHRRWLDDDGTMRERDDAAAMRVAEPEWTTPSVPRW, from the coding sequence ATGGATACAGCCCTGTTGATCGACGAAGTCCGCCTCACTCCGATCCTGATAGCCGATCCGCCGCTCCTCAACACTCAGGGCGTCCACCAGCCGTACACCCCACGTCTCATCGTGGAAGTCGTCACACGCGGCGGCGTGACGGGCATCGGGGAGACCTACGGCGACGGCAAGTACCTTGAGCTGGCCCGGCCGCTCGCCCAGGCACTGCAGGGCCGGTCGGTCACTGACGTGAACGGGCTGTTCGCTCTCGCGGACGAGGTGTGCGGCGATTCACGGTCCGCCGACGAGCGGGTCGACGCGGGCGGCCTGCGCGGCGTCCAGACCGTGGACAAGCTGCGGCTCTCCGTCGTCTCCGGCTTCGAGGTCGCCTGCCTGGACGCGCTCGGCAAGACCCTCGGCCTGCCCGTGCACGCGCTGCTGGGTGGCAAGGTCCGCGACACCGTCGAGTACAGCGCCTATCTCTTCTACCGCTGGGCCGCCCACCCCGGAGCCGGTGAGCGGGACGACTGGGGCGCCGCGCTGGACCCGGCCGGAATCGTCGGCCAGGCGCAGCGGTTCGCCCGTGACTACGGCTTCTCCTCCTTCAAGCTCAAGGGCGGCGTCTTCGAGCCCGACCAGGAGATCGCCGCGATCAGGGCGCTCGCCGAGGCGTTCCCCGGGCAGCCGCTGCGTCTGGACCCCAACGGGGCCTGGTCGGTCGAGACCTCCCTGTACGTCGCCGGCGAGCTGAAGGGCGTACTCGAATACCTGGAGGACCCGGCGAGCGGCACGGAGGCCATGGCCGCCGTCTCCGCCGGGACGGATGTGCCGCTGGCCACGAACATGTGCGTCACGACCCTCGCCGAACTCCCCGCGGCCTTCGCCCGCGACGCCGTCCAGGTCGTCCTCTCCGACCACCACTACTGGGGCGGACTGCACCGCACCCGGGAGCTCGCCGCGATCTGCCGCACCTTCGGGGTCGGGCTCTCCATGCACTCCAACACCCACCTGGGCATCAGCCTCGCCGCGATGACCCAGGTCGCGGCCACCGTCCCCAACCTCGACTACGCCTGCGACAGCCACTACCCGTGGCAGACCGAGGACGTCGTCACCACCCGCCATGTCTTCGAGGGCGGACGGCTGACGGTCTCCGACGCCCCCGGCCTCGGCGTCGAACTGGACCGCGAGCGCCTCGCCGTACTGCACAGGCGCTGGCTCGACGACGACGGCACGATGCGTGAGCGCGACGACGCGGCGGCCATGCGCGTGGCCGAGCCGGAGTGGACGACGCCGTCGGTCCCGCGCTGGTGA
- a CDS encoding phosphotransferase family protein has protein sequence MSSVHPPGLDPDLLRGHLDRERPGLVSGPLEARLIEGGRSNLTYIVSDGTHRWVVRRPPLGHVLATAHDMKREHRVISALHPTAVPVPEPVLLCEDDSVIGSPFYVMEYVEGTPFRTAEELAPLGAARTRAAILGLVDTLVDLHAVDPESVGLGDFGRPEGFLDRQLRRWGKQLDASRNRELAGIDELHSALGRALPASPAPTVVHGDYRLDNVLIGPDDEIRAVLDWEMSTLGDPLTDLGLLVMYSSDLDLPESPVSTTSGAAGHPTPAELIERYAARSGRDTSAISWYTAFAWFKLAVILEGIHYRYTLGQTVGAGFDRIGDLVPVFIEHGLTTLQEG, from the coding sequence ATGAGCTCAGTCCACCCGCCAGGTCTCGACCCCGACCTGCTGCGCGGCCATCTCGACCGCGAGCGGCCGGGGCTGGTGAGCGGACCGCTCGAAGCCCGGCTGATCGAGGGAGGGCGCTCGAACCTCACGTACATCGTGAGCGACGGCACCCACCGCTGGGTCGTTCGCAGACCTCCGCTCGGTCATGTCCTGGCCACCGCGCACGACATGAAGCGCGAGCACCGGGTGATCAGCGCCCTGCACCCCACCGCCGTGCCGGTACCGGAGCCGGTGCTGCTCTGCGAGGACGATTCAGTCATCGGCTCCCCCTTCTACGTCATGGAGTACGTCGAGGGGACCCCCTTCCGTACGGCCGAGGAGCTCGCCCCGCTCGGCGCCGCCCGCACCCGGGCCGCGATCCTCGGCCTGGTCGACACCCTGGTGGATCTCCACGCCGTGGACCCCGAGTCCGTCGGGCTCGGTGACTTCGGCCGCCCGGAGGGTTTCCTCGACCGGCAGCTGCGCCGCTGGGGCAAGCAGCTGGACGCCTCCCGCAACCGCGAACTCGCCGGGATCGACGAGCTGCACTCCGCGCTCGGCCGCGCACTGCCCGCCTCCCCCGCGCCCACCGTCGTGCACGGCGACTACCGCCTGGACAACGTCCTGATCGGCCCGGACGACGAGATCAGGGCCGTCCTGGACTGGGAGATGTCGACCCTCGGCGACCCGCTGACCGACCTCGGCCTGCTGGTGATGTACAGCTCCGACCTCGACCTGCCCGAGTCGCCGGTCTCCACCACGAGCGGCGCCGCCGGCCACCCGACACCCGCGGAGCTGATCGAGCGCTACGCCGCCCGCTCCGGCCGGGACACCTCCGCCATCTCCTGGTACACGGCGTTCGCCTGGTTCAAGCTCGCCGTGATCCTGGAGGGCATCCACTACCGCTACACCCTGGGCCAGACCGTCGGCGCCGGCTTCGACCGCATCGGCGATCTCGTCCCCGTCTTCATCGAGCACGGCCTCACCACCCTCCAGGAAGGCTGA
- a CDS encoding acyl-CoA dehydrogenase family protein has protein sequence MDFAFDARTEELRAKLLTFMDEHVYPAEKTAEEQREHLASPWDTPQIVEDLKAEARRQGLWNLFLPDAGYGAGLTNLQYAPLAEILGRSPQLAPTALNCAAPDTGNMEVLHQFGTDEQKKQWLEPLLAGEIRSAFAMTEPEVASSDATNIETRITRDGDDYVINGRKWYISGAMNPDCRIFIVMGKTDPDGSDIRRQQSQILVPRDTPGLEVRRAMQVYGYEDHYHGGHAEVVFTDVRVPATNLVGEEGGGFAIAQARLGPGRIHHCMRLIGMAERAIELMCRRAVSRTAFGKPLAQQGVVQNWIADARVTVEQLRLLVLKTAWLMDTVGNRGAHTEIQSIKIATPRAVVGILDQAVQLHGAGGVSQDFPLAELWAAARTLRLADGPDEVHQRSLARREIKKYL, from the coding sequence ATGGACTTCGCATTCGACGCCCGCACCGAAGAGCTGCGCGCCAAGCTGCTCACCTTCATGGACGAGCACGTGTACCCGGCGGAGAAGACCGCCGAGGAGCAGCGCGAGCACCTCGCGTCGCCGTGGGACACCCCGCAGATCGTCGAGGACCTGAAGGCCGAGGCGCGCAGGCAGGGCCTGTGGAACCTCTTCCTTCCCGACGCCGGGTACGGTGCCGGGCTGACGAACCTCCAGTACGCCCCGCTCGCCGAGATCCTGGGCCGCAGCCCGCAGTTGGCGCCGACCGCGCTGAACTGCGCGGCCCCGGACACCGGGAACATGGAGGTGCTCCACCAGTTCGGCACCGACGAGCAGAAGAAGCAGTGGCTGGAGCCGCTGCTCGCCGGTGAGATCCGGTCCGCGTTCGCGATGACCGAGCCCGAGGTGGCGTCGTCGGACGCGACGAACATCGAGACCCGGATCACGCGGGACGGCGACGACTACGTCATCAACGGCCGCAAGTGGTACATCTCCGGGGCGATGAACCCGGACTGCCGGATCTTCATCGTGATGGGCAAGACCGACCCCGACGGCTCCGACATCCGGCGCCAGCAGTCGCAGATCCTCGTCCCGCGCGACACCCCGGGGCTCGAAGTGCGGCGCGCCATGCAGGTGTACGGATACGAGGACCACTACCACGGCGGTCACGCCGAGGTCGTGTTCACCGATGTGCGGGTGCCCGCCACGAATCTCGTCGGCGAGGAGGGCGGCGGCTTCGCCATCGCCCAGGCACGGCTGGGCCCGGGCCGTATCCACCACTGCATGCGGCTGATCGGGATGGCCGAGCGGGCCATCGAGCTGATGTGCCGGCGGGCCGTGTCCCGTACGGCCTTCGGCAAGCCGCTCGCCCAGCAGGGCGTGGTCCAGAACTGGATCGCGGACGCCCGGGTCACGGTGGAGCAGCTACGGCTGCTCGTCCTGAAGACGGCCTGGCTGATGGACACCGTGGGCAACCGCGGTGCGCACACCGAGATCCAGTCCATCAAGATCGCCACCCCGCGCGCGGTCGTCGGCATCCTCGACCAGGCGGTGCAGCTGCACGGCGCGGGCGGGGTCAGCCAGGACTTCCCGCTTGCCGAACTGTGGGCGGCGGCACGGACGCTGCGTCTGGCGGACGGCCCGGACGAGGTGCACCAGCGGTCGCTGGCCCGCCGCGAGATCAAGAAGTACCTCTAG
- a CDS encoding M28 family metallopeptidase — protein MIPNRFALRRSRAAAALAFVALLATAAPAAQAADPSGAAAPQAAAAPDIPLANVKAHLTQLQSIATANGGNRAHGRTGYKASIDYVKAKLDAAGYTTALQQFTSGGATGYNLIADWPGGDPNQVLMAGSHLDSVTSGAGINDNGSGSAAVLETALAVSRAQLAPDKHLRFAWWGAEELGLVGSKYYVNNLPTTERSKLSGYLNFDMIGSPNPGYFVYDDDPVIEQTFKNYFAGLSVPTEIETEGDGRSDHAPFKSAGVPVGGLFTGASNTKSAAQAQKWGGTAGQSFDRCYHSSCDTTANINDTALDRNSDAVAHAIWTLSAGTVTPPAGDVYSTTTDLSVPDNGAAVSSSLAVTGRTGNAPSALQVGVDIKHTYRGDLVVDLLAPDGTAYRLKNSSSSDSADNVITTYTVNASAEVANGTWKLRVQDVAAQDTGYVDSWQLTF, from the coding sequence ATGATCCCCAACCGCTTTGCGCTGCGCAGATCCCGGGCAGCCGCCGCACTCGCCTTCGTCGCTCTGCTCGCGACCGCCGCCCCGGCGGCGCAGGCGGCGGACCCGAGCGGGGCCGCGGCCCCGCAGGCAGCTGCCGCCCCCGACATCCCGCTCGCCAACGTCAAGGCCCATCTGACCCAGTTGCAGTCGATCGCCACCGCCAACGGCGGCAACCGGGCGCACGGCAGGACGGGCTACAAGGCGTCGATCGACTACGTGAAGGCCAAGCTCGACGCGGCCGGGTACACCACGGCCCTCCAGCAGTTCACCTCGGGCGGTGCCACCGGCTACAACCTGATCGCCGACTGGCCCGGCGGCGACCCCAACCAGGTCCTGATGGCGGGCTCGCACCTCGATTCGGTGACCTCGGGCGCCGGCATCAACGACAACGGGTCGGGCTCGGCCGCCGTACTCGAAACCGCTCTCGCCGTCTCCCGCGCCCAGCTCGCACCGGACAAGCACCTCCGGTTCGCCTGGTGGGGCGCCGAGGAACTGGGGCTCGTCGGCTCCAAGTACTACGTCAACAACCTGCCGACGACGGAGCGTTCGAAGCTCTCCGGCTATCTCAACTTCGACATGATCGGCTCGCCGAACCCCGGCTACTTCGTCTACGACGACGACCCGGTCATCGAGCAGACCTTCAAGAACTACTTCGCCGGTCTGTCGGTACCCACCGAGATAGAGACCGAGGGCGACGGCCGTTCCGACCACGCCCCGTTCAAGAGCGCGGGCGTGCCCGTCGGCGGTCTGTTCACCGGAGCGAGCAACACGAAGAGCGCCGCGCAGGCCCAGAAGTGGGGCGGCACCGCGGGGCAGTCCTTCGACCGCTGCTACCACTCCTCGTGCGACACCACGGCCAACATCAACGACACCGCCCTGGACCGCAACAGCGACGCCGTCGCCCACGCGATCTGGACCCTCTCCGCCGGTACGGTCACCCCGCCGGCCGGTGACGTCTACTCGACCACCACCGATCTGAGCGTGCCCGACAACGGGGCTGCGGTGAGCTCCTCGCTCGCGGTGACCGGCCGCACCGGCAACGCGCCCTCCGCCCTCCAGGTCGGTGTGGACATCAAGCACACCTACCGGGGCGACCTGGTCGTCGACCTGCTGGCCCCCGACGGCACCGCCTACCGGCTGAAGAATTCGAGCAGCAGCGACTCGGCCGACAACGTGATCACGACCTACACGGTCAACGCCTCGGCGGAGGTGGCGAACGGCACCTGGAAGCTCCGGGTGCAGGACGTCGCCGCGCAGGACACCGGCTACGTCGACAGCTGGCAGCTCACCTTCTGA